In Microbacterium cremeum, a genomic segment contains:
- a CDS encoding ABC transporter ATP-binding protein yields MIVADFARVTRRYGDLVAVDDVSLQIEAGALVGLLGPNGAGKTTLLSLLQGLRRPTAGRVTLFGADPSDPRSRRLLGTTPQETALPDTLRVGEVIDYVGGHFSDRTPTAELASEFGLAELLRRQCGSLSGGQKRRVAVALAFVGRPRLVLLDEPTTGLDVDARRVLWAAIRRQHEAGATVVVTSHYLEEIEALAQRVVVLGDGRVLADDTVSRVVARVGVSRVELTTRAPASIGELPGVVRQEHVDGREVLTVTDADAFVRAVVRAGVDFRDLIVRGATLEEAFLALTDASGSAAASGAAAFASSGKDLS; encoded by the coding sequence ATGATCGTCGCGGACTTCGCGCGCGTCACCCGCCGCTACGGCGACCTCGTCGCCGTGGACGACGTCAGCCTGCAGATCGAGGCGGGAGCCCTCGTGGGCCTCCTCGGTCCGAACGGCGCCGGTAAGACCACGCTGCTCTCGCTGTTGCAGGGACTGCGTCGCCCGACCGCCGGTCGCGTGACGCTGTTCGGCGCGGACCCGTCGGACCCGCGCAGCCGCCGCCTGCTCGGCACCACTCCGCAAGAGACCGCGCTGCCCGACACGCTGCGCGTCGGAGAGGTCATCGACTACGTCGGCGGGCACTTCTCCGACCGCACTCCGACCGCCGAGCTGGCGTCCGAGTTCGGCCTCGCCGAGCTGCTGCGACGGCAGTGCGGCTCGCTGTCGGGCGGGCAGAAGCGGCGGGTCGCGGTGGCGCTCGCGTTCGTCGGCCGGCCGCGCCTGGTGCTGCTGGACGAACCGACGACGGGTCTCGACGTCGATGCGCGCCGGGTGCTGTGGGCGGCGATCCGCCGGCAGCACGAGGCCGGCGCGACGGTCGTGGTCACGAGCCACTACCTCGAAGAGATCGAGGCGCTCGCCCAGCGTGTCGTCGTGCTCGGCGACGGCCGCGTGCTCGCCGACGACACGGTCTCCCGCGTCGTGGCGCGCGTGGGCGTCAGCCGCGTCGAACTCACCACGCGCGCTCCCGCCTCGATCGGCGAGCTTCCCGGCGTCGTGCGGCAGGAGCACGTCGACGGGCGAGAGGTGCTGACCGTGACGGATGCCGATGCCTTCGTCCGCGCGGTGGTCCGCGCCGGCGTCGACTTCCGCGACCTGATCGTCCGCGGCGCCACGCTCGAGGAGGCCTTCCTCGCGCTCACCGACGCCTCGGGCTCTGCCGCCGCCTCCGGCGCGGCGGCCTTCGCCTCGTCCGGAAAGGACCTGTCATGA
- a CDS encoding winged helix-turn-helix domain-containing protein, which produces MAELDPVIHAQGRLRIMASLSTLTAGEQITFPRLQELLDMTAGNLSTHARKLEEAGYVQVEKAHRGRTPVTYLALTKQGRRAFEDYTEALRSVLGELP; this is translated from the coding sequence GTGGCTGAGCTCGACCCGGTCATCCACGCGCAGGGGCGGCTGCGGATCATGGCGAGCCTGTCGACCCTGACCGCGGGCGAGCAGATCACGTTCCCCCGCCTGCAGGAGCTGCTCGACATGACCGCCGGCAATCTGTCCACCCACGCGCGCAAGCTCGAGGAGGCCGGATACGTCCAGGTCGAGAAGGCCCATCGAGGGCGAACGCCCGTCACCTATCTCGCGCTGACCAAGCAGGGCCGGCGCGCGTTCGAGGACTACACCGAGGCCCTGCGCTCCGTCCTGGGAGAACTGCCATGA
- a CDS encoding quinone oxidoreductase family protein has protein sequence MSIAIAYTEFGGPEVLRPIEIPEPTAGAGELVIRVEAAGVNPIDAKLRSGKRPSGTITEPRRVGADGSGVVTAVGADVDGFRTGDPVVFSGARGTYATDVVVPASQAHPRPPQVTPAQGAALGIPVGTAYQTLRSLSVGAGDTLLVHAGSGAVGQALIQYAVLWGATVVATSSERRFDTVRSLGATPVAYGDGLIDRVREAAPNGLTVAIDAAGTDEALQTSIDLVADRARIATLVRGKDAAGLGIRAFSGGSPVPLTPQQQSWRDEAVPVTLALLAADRFTVELGPSFPLTDAVEAHRAVESGADGKITLVP, from the coding sequence ATGAGCATCGCGATCGCCTACACCGAGTTCGGCGGACCGGAGGTCCTGCGCCCGATCGAGATCCCGGAGCCGACGGCGGGTGCCGGCGAGCTCGTCATCCGCGTCGAGGCGGCAGGCGTCAACCCGATCGACGCGAAGCTGCGCTCCGGCAAGCGCCCCTCGGGCACCATCACCGAGCCCCGCCGCGTGGGAGCCGACGGCTCGGGGGTCGTGACCGCGGTCGGCGCCGACGTCGACGGCTTCCGCACCGGCGACCCGGTGGTCTTCTCCGGTGCCCGCGGGACCTACGCGACCGACGTCGTCGTGCCGGCGTCCCAGGCGCACCCCCGGCCACCGCAGGTGACGCCCGCGCAGGGCGCCGCGCTCGGCATCCCCGTCGGCACGGCGTATCAGACGCTCCGTTCGCTCTCGGTCGGCGCCGGCGACACGCTCCTCGTCCACGCCGGCTCGGGAGCGGTCGGGCAGGCGCTCATCCAGTACGCCGTGCTGTGGGGTGCGACCGTCGTCGCGACGTCGTCGGAGCGCCGGTTCGACACCGTGCGGTCGCTCGGCGCGACGCCCGTCGCGTACGGCGACGGCCTCATCGATCGCGTGCGCGAGGCTGCGCCGAACGGTCTGACCGTCGCGATCGACGCGGCGGGCACCGACGAGGCGCTGCAGACCTCGATCGACCTCGTCGCCGACCGTGCTCGGATCGCGACACTCGTGCGGGGGAAGGATGCCGCGGGCCTCGGCATCCGCGCCTTCTCGGGCGGATCGCCCGTCCCGCTGACGCCGCAGCAGCAGTCGTGGCGCGACGAGGCGGTGCCGGTCACCCTCGCACTGCTCGCGGCGGACCGGTTCACGGTCGAGCTCGGACCGTCGTTCCCGCTCACCGACGCGGTCGAGGCGCATCGCGCGGTCGAATCCGGCGCCGACGGCAAGATCACGCTGGTGCCGTAG
- a CDS encoding Gfo/Idh/MocA family protein, giving the protein MTTGSSPRWGILGPGGIARAFTSDLRTAGLDIAAVGSRRRESAEAFAADFGIAHAHGSYEDLVADPDVDIVYIATPHPMHAANALLALEAGKHVLVEKPFTLTAVEAAAVRDAAAERGLLAMEAMWTRYLPHMARIREIVASGALGEVRAVTADHTQRISSDPAHRLNALELGGGALLDLGIYPVSFAWDLLGMPLSVVASARLGETGADTEVATIMAHESGAISTTLSASRAVGPNTASVIGTDARIDIARVWYTPTSFRVVAHDGTVVEDYVSQVEGRGMQFQALAAERYLAEGRTDSDVLPIDETVAIMATLDEVRTLVGVRYPGEE; this is encoded by the coding sequence ATGACCACTGGCTCCTCCCCTCGCTGGGGCATCCTGGGCCCGGGCGGCATCGCCCGGGCGTTCACGAGCGATCTGCGCACCGCGGGACTCGACATCGCCGCCGTCGGCTCGCGCCGCCGCGAGAGCGCCGAGGCGTTCGCCGCCGACTTCGGCATCGCGCACGCGCACGGCTCGTACGAGGACCTCGTCGCCGATCCCGACGTCGACATCGTGTACATCGCGACGCCGCACCCCATGCACGCCGCGAACGCGCTGCTCGCGCTCGAGGCGGGCAAGCATGTGCTCGTCGAGAAGCCGTTCACCCTCACCGCCGTCGAGGCCGCCGCAGTGCGCGACGCCGCCGCCGAGCGCGGGCTCCTCGCGATGGAGGCGATGTGGACGCGGTATCTGCCGCACATGGCGCGCATCCGCGAGATCGTCGCATCGGGCGCCCTCGGCGAGGTCCGCGCCGTGACGGCCGACCACACGCAGCGGATCTCGAGCGATCCGGCACACCGCCTGAACGCCCTGGAGCTGGGCGGCGGAGCACTGCTGGACCTCGGCATCTACCCGGTCTCGTTCGCGTGGGACCTGCTGGGCATGCCGCTGTCGGTGGTCGCCTCGGCACGCCTGGGCGAGACCGGCGCCGACACCGAGGTGGCGACGATCATGGCGCACGAATCCGGTGCGATCTCGACCACGCTGTCGGCGTCCCGTGCCGTCGGACCCAACACCGCCTCCGTGATCGGCACCGACGCGCGCATCGACATCGCCCGCGTCTGGTACACGCCGACGTCGTTCCGCGTCGTCGCCCACGACGGCACCGTCGTCGAGGACTACGTGTCGCAGGTCGAGGGCCGGGGCATGCAGTTCCAGGCCCTCGCCGCCGAGAGGTACCTGGCCGAGGGCCGCACGGACTCCGACGTGCTGCCGATCGACGAGACGGTGGCCATCATGGCCACGCTCGACGAGGTGCGCACGCTCGTCGGAGTGCGCTACCCCGGGGAGGAATGA
- the hrpA gene encoding ATP-dependent RNA helicase HrpA: MSAPEAVISYPPELPVSAARDQIARAIRDHQVVIVAGATGSGKTTQLPKIALELGRTRIAHTQPRRIAARSIAERIAEELQVPLGSVVGYKVRFTDKVSPDTRIALMTDGILLNEIHRDRTLRRYDTIIIDEAHERSLNVDFLIGYLRRVLPQRPDLKVIVTSATIDPESFAAHFADRHGTPAPIIEVSGRTYPVEIRYRPPASAGERPATGSGTASRDDTPDDVDGIAAALRELDREPPGDVLVFLPGEAEIRDAMDAVRGMYAKDAAPTEVLPLYGRLSSAEQHRVFDRSAVAGVRRRVILATNVAETSLTVPGIRYVVDTGTARISRYSNRSKIQRLPIEPVSQASAQQRSGRAGRTSPGVAIRLYAEEDFEARPEFTEPEILRTSLASVILQMLSLGFGDISSFPFLTPPDSRGVKAAFDLLVELGAVEERPRGEADRGPRLTELGREISRLPIDPRFARMIVEARRSGVLRDVLVIVAGMSIQDVRERPEERREEADRLHARFTDPTSDFLTLLNLWNHLQEQQASLGSSAFRRLCRAEHLNYVRVREWADVHRQLSALVSAPRGAADGTADPDELHKAILSGLLSHIGILDQRTTQPPKDRRAPGGARPPKAEYVGARGARFAIFPGSGLKKKQPQAVMAAELVETSRLFARTVAAIDPAWAEPLAGDLAKRQLSEPHWSKTAGAASAYEKVTLFGVEIVPRRRVQLARFDRPFARELFLRHALVEGDWDSSHLDKRLTAFERRNLELRRRLEKVEERERRRDILVGDEAVYRFYDARIPRDVFDARSFEAWWQDASSRTPRLLDMTEADLVDEASRGDERDFPARWRQGDQVLSLAYRFEPGAPDDGVTAIVPLALLAQLRPDGFDWQVPGMRDELVTALIRSLPKAIRRHVVPAADWAATFAQDLAGQGPEAHDGLPATSLRDALAARIHRVASQPVAAADFDLERVPEHLQLSFRAVDERGRTVGSGRDLDALQERLADRVRASVSRSLSSPRTPGGAKRVPGPQAPAGAGSAADASPAFAERTGVTDWSFGDLPEIVDTRVAGGVVRGYPAIVDEGSSVALRMESTPEAAARATRAGVRRLVLLSVASPAAYVLEHLTSAEKLALAASPYPSAKALIEDARVAVADAVIARTTGDAPVRTRAGFESARDAFSASVVDELFQTVSLTARILTAARDVERAIRDQNSLTLLGALNDVKGQLAGLVFPGFIARTGTTRLAHYPRYLRGALDRVRTLSDNPGRDRQRLTEFERATALYTDAGGTVPAAPDAPAALVHARWLLEEYRVSLFAQSLGTAEPVSLPRIQKALAA; encoded by the coding sequence ATGTCCGCGCCCGAAGCCGTCATCTCGTACCCGCCCGAGCTGCCCGTCAGCGCCGCGCGGGACCAGATCGCCCGCGCCATCCGCGATCACCAGGTCGTGATCGTCGCGGGAGCGACGGGGTCGGGCAAGACGACGCAGCTCCCCAAGATCGCGCTCGAACTCGGACGCACGCGCATCGCGCACACGCAGCCGCGCCGCATCGCGGCCCGCTCGATCGCGGAGCGGATCGCCGAGGAGCTGCAGGTCCCGCTCGGGAGCGTGGTCGGCTACAAGGTCCGTTTCACCGACAAGGTGTCGCCCGACACGCGCATCGCGCTCATGACCGACGGCATCCTGCTCAACGAGATCCACCGCGACCGCACCCTGCGCCGCTACGACACGATCATCATCGACGAGGCCCACGAGCGCTCGCTCAACGTCGACTTCCTCATCGGCTACCTGAGGCGCGTCCTCCCCCAGCGCCCCGACCTCAAGGTCATCGTCACGAGCGCGACGATCGATCCCGAGAGCTTCGCGGCCCATTTCGCCGATCGCCACGGCACCCCCGCCCCCATCATCGAGGTGTCGGGCCGGACGTACCCCGTCGAGATCCGCTACCGGCCACCGGCCTCGGCCGGCGAGCGCCCTGCGACAGGCTCAGGAACCGCGTCGCGAGACGACACGCCTGACGACGTGGACGGCATCGCCGCGGCGCTGCGCGAGCTCGACCGCGAGCCGCCGGGCGACGTGCTGGTCTTCCTCCCCGGCGAGGCCGAGATCCGCGACGCGATGGATGCCGTGCGGGGCATGTACGCGAAGGATGCCGCACCCACCGAGGTGCTGCCGCTCTACGGCCGGCTCTCCTCGGCCGAGCAGCATCGGGTGTTCGATCGCTCCGCCGTCGCGGGCGTACGCCGCCGCGTGATCCTCGCGACGAACGTGGCCGAGACCAGCCTCACGGTCCCCGGCATCCGCTATGTCGTCGACACCGGCACCGCGCGCATCTCGCGCTACAGCAACCGCAGCAAGATCCAGCGCCTTCCCATCGAGCCGGTCTCGCAGGCCTCGGCGCAGCAGCGCTCCGGACGCGCCGGGCGCACCAGCCCGGGTGTCGCGATCCGTCTCTACGCCGAGGAGGACTTCGAGGCGCGGCCGGAGTTCACCGAACCCGAGATCCTGCGCACGAGCCTCGCGTCCGTCATCCTGCAGATGCTCTCGCTCGGGTTCGGCGACATCTCGTCGTTCCCGTTCCTGACCCCTCCCGACTCCCGGGGCGTCAAGGCCGCTTTCGACCTCCTCGTCGAGCTGGGCGCAGTCGAGGAGCGGCCACGCGGCGAGGCCGACCGGGGTCCGCGGCTGACCGAGCTGGGCCGCGAGATCTCACGCCTGCCGATCGATCCCCGCTTCGCCCGCATGATCGTCGAGGCGCGCCGCAGCGGGGTGCTGCGCGACGTGCTCGTGATCGTGGCGGGGATGTCGATCCAGGACGTGCGCGAACGGCCCGAGGAGCGGCGCGAGGAGGCCGACCGCCTGCATGCGCGGTTCACCGACCCCACGAGCGACTTCCTCACACTGCTGAACCTGTGGAACCACCTGCAGGAACAGCAGGCCTCGCTCGGCTCGAGCGCGTTCCGGCGGCTGTGCCGCGCGGAGCACCTCAACTACGTGCGCGTGCGTGAGTGGGCCGATGTCCACCGCCAGCTGAGCGCGCTCGTGAGTGCCCCCCGCGGCGCGGCGGACGGCACCGCCGATCCGGACGAGCTCCACAAGGCGATCCTGTCGGGCCTCTTGTCGCACATCGGCATCCTCGATCAGCGCACCACGCAGCCGCCGAAGGATCGTCGCGCGCCGGGCGGCGCGCGACCGCCCAAGGCCGAGTACGTCGGCGCGCGCGGCGCGCGGTTCGCCATCTTCCCGGGGTCGGGCCTGAAGAAGAAGCAGCCACAGGCCGTCATGGCGGCCGAGCTGGTCGAGACGAGCCGTCTGTTCGCCCGCACGGTCGCGGCGATCGACCCCGCATGGGCGGAGCCGCTCGCGGGCGACCTCGCCAAGCGGCAGCTGAGCGAGCCGCACTGGTCGAAGACGGCGGGTGCGGCATCCGCCTACGAGAAGGTCACGCTGTTCGGCGTCGAGATCGTCCCGCGCCGCCGCGTTCAGCTCGCCCGCTTCGACCGCCCGTTCGCCCGGGAGCTCTTCCTGCGCCACGCGCTCGTCGAGGGCGACTGGGACTCCTCGCACCTCGACAAGCGACTGACGGCGTTCGAGCGCCGCAACCTCGAGCTGCGCCGGCGCCTCGAGAAGGTCGAGGAGCGCGAGCGCCGTCGCGACATCCTCGTCGGCGACGAGGCGGTGTACCGGTTCTACGACGCCCGCATCCCGCGCGATGTGTTCGATGCGCGCTCGTTCGAGGCCTGGTGGCAGGATGCCTCGTCGCGCACGCCGCGCCTGCTCGACATGACCGAGGCCGACCTCGTCGACGAGGCGTCGCGCGGTGACGAGCGCGACTTCCCGGCGCGGTGGCGCCAGGGCGACCAGGTGCTGTCGCTCGCGTACCGCTTCGAGCCCGGCGCCCCCGACGACGGCGTGACCGCGATCGTGCCGCTCGCCCTGCTCGCGCAGCTGCGCCCCGACGGCTTCGACTGGCAGGTGCCCGGCATGCGCGACGAGCTCGTCACGGCGCTCATCCGCTCGCTCCCCAAGGCGATCCGGCGCCACGTCGTACCCGCCGCGGACTGGGCCGCGACGTTCGCCCAGGACCTCGCCGGACAGGGCCCCGAAGCCCACGACGGGCTTCCGGCCACGAGCCTGCGCGACGCGCTCGCCGCGCGCATCCATCGGGTGGCGAGCCAGCCGGTGGCCGCCGCGGACTTCGACCTCGAGCGCGTGCCCGAGCACCTACAGCTGTCGTTCCGCGCCGTCGACGAGCGCGGCAGGACGGTGGGCTCGGGTCGCGACCTCGACGCGCTGCAGGAGCGGCTCGCCGACCGGGTGCGCGCGTCGGTGTCGCGCTCACTGAGCTCGCCGCGCACCCCCGGCGGCGCGAAGAGGGTTCCCGGCCCGCAGGCACCCGCGGGTGCGGGGTCCGCGGCGGACGCGTCCCCCGCGTTCGCCGAGCGCACCGGCGTCACCGACTGGTCGTTCGGCGACCTGCCCGAGATCGTCGACACCCGCGTCGCCGGCGGCGTGGTCCGCGGGTATCCGGCGATCGTCGACGAGGGGTCGTCGGTGGCCCTGCGCATGGAGTCCACGCCCGAGGCTGCGGCGCGCGCCACCCGCGCGGGAGTGCGGCGCCTCGTGCTGCTCTCGGTCGCATCGCCCGCGGCGTACGTGCTCGAGCATCTGACCTCCGCCGAGAAGCTGGCGCTGGCGGCATCCCCCTATCCGTCGGCGAAGGCGCTGATCGAGGATGCGCGCGTGGCGGTGGCGGATGCCGTCATCGCGCGCACGACGGGCGACGCGCCCGTGCGCACCCGGGCCGGGTTCGAGTCGGCGCGCGACGCCTTCTCGGCGTCGGTCGTCGACGAACTGTTCCAGACGGTGTCGCTCACCGCGCGCATCCTCACCGCGGCGCGAGACGTCGAACGTGCGATCCGCGATCAGAATTCGCTGACCCTGCTGGGGGCGCTGAACGACGTCAAGGGCCAGCTCGCGGGCCTGGTGTTCCCGGGCTTCATCGCCCGCACCGGCACCACGCGTCTCGCCCACTACCCGCGCTACCTCCGCGGTGCCCTCGACCGGGTGCGCACCCTGTCCGACAACCCCGGCCGCGATCGCCAGCGCCTGACCGAATTCGAGCGCGCGACCGCGCTTTACACCGACGCCGGCGGCACCGTACCCGCGGCGCCCGACGCCCCCGCGGCGCTCGTGCACGCGCGGTGGCTGCTCGAGGAGTACCGGGTGAGCCTGTTCGCACAGTCGCTCGGCACCGCCGAGCCGGTCTCGCTCCCCCGCATCCAGAAGGCCCTGGCCGCGTGA
- a CDS encoding O-acetylhomoserine aminocarboxypropyltransferase/cysteine synthase family protein: MSRAPEPAPSPRPAAPRSFATAQVQAGYDVGIAENTAVPSIHQSNAFEFRSLSEARDLFALRKDGNIYSRAANPTVLVFEKRVAELEGGIGAAGVASGQAAVAVALLALAKQGEHIVAARQLYGGTVDLLQDTFADWGIEVTFVDQDDVASWESALRPTTRALFAESISNPIAQVLDLGAVAAVARRAGVPLVIDNTVATPYLQRAKDFGADIVVHSATKFLGGHGTSLGGVVVDLGTFDFTAEPERWPQLTDTYRRVPDGSLAERYGETGSPYIALVKTKYVHDLGPSLSAFNAFQLLQGLETLDLRMARHTASALEVAQFLASHPAVARVHHPGLASSPWRANAETYLPHGTGSVFAFDLHASGDAETDFLLVEAFIARLQVVKLVANIGDARSLVAHPASMTHSHLSPAQLAEAHIGSTTVRLSIGLEDTRDVVDDLARALDPIAASARHGVGGLASVS, from the coding sequence ATGTCTCGCGCGCCCGAACCCGCACCGTCGCCTCGTCCGGCCGCTCCGCGCTCCTTCGCGACAGCGCAGGTGCAGGCGGGGTACGACGTCGGCATCGCCGAGAACACCGCGGTCCCCTCGATCCACCAGTCGAACGCGTTCGAGTTCCGCTCATTGAGCGAGGCACGCGACCTCTTCGCCCTCCGCAAGGACGGCAACATCTACAGCCGTGCGGCGAACCCCACGGTGCTCGTGTTCGAGAAGCGCGTGGCCGAGCTCGAGGGCGGCATCGGCGCTGCGGGCGTGGCGTCCGGCCAGGCCGCGGTCGCGGTCGCCCTCCTCGCGCTGGCCAAGCAGGGCGAGCACATCGTCGCGGCACGCCAGCTGTACGGCGGCACGGTCGATCTGCTGCAGGACACGTTCGCCGACTGGGGCATCGAGGTGACGTTCGTCGATCAGGACGACGTCGCGTCGTGGGAGTCCGCGCTGCGCCCGACCACGCGCGCGCTGTTCGCCGAGTCGATCTCGAACCCGATCGCGCAGGTGCTCGACCTCGGCGCCGTCGCCGCGGTCGCCCGCCGCGCGGGCGTGCCGCTCGTGATCGACAACACCGTCGCCACGCCGTATCTGCAGCGCGCGAAGGACTTCGGCGCCGACATCGTGGTGCACTCCGCGACCAAGTTCCTGGGGGGCCACGGCACGTCGCTCGGCGGCGTCGTGGTCGACCTCGGCACGTTCGACTTCACGGCCGAGCCCGAGCGCTGGCCGCAGCTCACCGACACCTACCGTCGCGTGCCCGACGGCAGCCTCGCCGAGCGCTACGGCGAGACGGGCTCGCCGTACATCGCCCTCGTCAAGACCAAGTACGTCCACGACCTCGGCCCTTCGCTGTCGGCGTTCAACGCCTTCCAGCTGCTGCAGGGCCTTGAAACGCTCGACCTGCGCATGGCGCGCCATACCGCCAGCGCGCTCGAGGTAGCGCAGTTCCTCGCTTCGCACCCCGCCGTGGCTCGCGTGCATCACCCGGGCCTCGCGTCGAGCCCGTGGCGCGCCAACGCCGAGACGTACCTGCCCCACGGCACCGGCTCCGTCTTCGCGTTCGACCTGCACGCGTCGGGGGATGCCGAGACGGACTTCCTGCTCGTCGAAGCGTTCATCGCACGACTGCAGGTGGTCAAGCTCGTCGCCAACATCGGCGACGCGCGCAGCCTCGTGGCGCACCCGGCGTCGATGACCCACAGCCACCTCTCCCCCGCCCAGCTCGCCGAGGCGCACATCGGCTCGACGACGGTGCGTCTGTCGATCGGCCTCGAGGACACCCGAGACGTCGTCGACGACCTCGCGCGGGCCCTCGATCCGATCGCGGCGAGCGCGAGGCACGGTGTCGGAGGACTAGCCTCGGTCTCATGA
- a CDS encoding ROK family transcriptional regulator: MARRNAPPGSQTSLREANRARVVESLKRHGRLTQIELAGATGLSPATVSNIVKELTASGLLHTSFTTSSGRRATLVSLARQLGLVAGVHYSSRHLHIAIADTARTIVTQTSLPLPLDHRHDSELDRLSLLLGDMMESLGGSLADLLSVGLALPAPIDPRTGMVSTPGLLRGWEGVDVAEALSVRIGRQVHADSEANLGGLAEAREGNGRAAASSVFIRVGHTISAGLVVGGDLFRGVNGKAGQIGHVTLDENGPICRCSNRGCLETYAGGPALLSLFPPSEGMHRLGDLLHAAEAGDGSARRVIADAGRHIGIAAASLCNLFDPALIVVGGELGQAGEILMAPMRHSLERTALSSSGGLPEIVGASFGEWAETRGAIAIALDHVALDAQQLPAASTLPYTA, from the coding sequence GTGGCACGCCGTAACGCCCCGCCGGGCTCGCAGACCTCGCTGCGCGAGGCCAATCGCGCGCGTGTCGTCGAGTCGCTCAAGCGCCACGGGCGCCTCACCCAGATCGAGCTGGCCGGCGCCACCGGCCTCTCGCCCGCCACGGTCTCGAACATCGTGAAAGAGCTCACCGCGTCGGGCCTCCTGCACACGTCGTTCACCACCTCCAGCGGCCGCCGCGCCACCCTGGTCTCACTCGCCCGGCAGCTGGGGCTCGTCGCGGGCGTGCACTACAGCTCTCGGCACCTGCACATCGCGATCGCCGACACCGCGCGCACGATCGTGACGCAGACGTCGCTGCCGCTCCCCCTCGACCACCGACATGACTCCGAGCTCGACCGGCTGTCGCTGCTGCTCGGCGACATGATGGAGTCGCTGGGCGGATCGCTCGCCGACCTCCTCTCGGTCGGCCTCGCCCTCCCCGCGCCGATCGACCCGCGCACCGGCATGGTCTCGACGCCTGGGCTGCTGCGCGGCTGGGAGGGCGTCGACGTCGCCGAGGCGCTCTCGGTGCGCATCGGGCGTCAGGTGCACGCCGACAGCGAGGCGAACCTGGGCGGTCTCGCCGAGGCGCGCGAGGGCAACGGGAGGGCGGCCGCGTCGTCGGTCTTCATCCGCGTCGGACACACGATCAGCGCAGGCCTCGTGGTCGGCGGCGACCTCTTCCGCGGCGTCAACGGCAAGGCGGGCCAGATCGGCCACGTCACCCTCGACGAGAACGGGCCGATCTGCCGCTGCAGCAACCGCGGCTGCCTCGAGACGTACGCAGGAGGACCTGCGCTTCTCTCCCTCTTCCCGCCCAGCGAGGGCATGCACCGACTGGGCGACCTGCTCCACGCCGCCGAGGCGGGCGACGGCAGCGCGCGGCGGGTCATCGCCGACGCCGGCCGGCACATCGGCATCGCGGCCGCGAGCCTGTGCAATCTCTTCGACCCCGCGCTGATCGTCGTGGGAGGCGAGCTCGGCCAGGCCGGCGAGATCCTCATGGCGCCGATGCGCCACTCGCTCGAGCGCACGGCGCTGTCGTCTTCGGGCGGACTGCCCGAGATCGTGGGCGCGTCGTTCGGCGAATGGGCCGAGACCCGCGGCGCGATCGCGATCGCGCTCGATCACGTCGCCCTCGACGCGCAGCAGCTGCCGGCGGCGTCGACGCTGCCCTATACGGCGTAG
- a CDS encoding NYN domain-containing protein has translation MADLQSARVAVYLDFDNIVMSWYDRVHGKNSYARDRQKIAANATEPEISERLAAATIDVGAIIDYATSFGTLVLTRAYADWSAPVNAEYRSQLVARAVDLVQLFPAAAYAKNGADIRLAVDAVEDMFRLPDLTHVVIVAGDSDYVPLAQRCKRLGRFVVGVGVAGSTAKSLAAACDQFDSYDALPGIAVPTPERKDAAPQRRRARKAAADPTGSLLERALRLESDRDDVEWQHASAVKSLIKRLDPAFSEKALGYKSFSEFVKAHPNVAEVDESGNIVLIRLAPSGR, from the coding sequence ATGGCCGACCTGCAGAGCGCCCGCGTCGCGGTCTATCTCGACTTCGACAACATCGTGATGTCGTGGTACGACCGCGTGCACGGCAAGAACTCCTACGCCCGCGACCGCCAGAAGATCGCCGCGAACGCCACCGAGCCCGAGATCTCCGAGCGCCTGGCCGCCGCGACGATCGACGTCGGGGCGATCATCGACTACGCCACGTCGTTCGGCACGCTCGTGCTCACGCGCGCCTACGCCGACTGGTCCGCGCCCGTGAACGCCGAGTACCGCTCGCAGCTGGTCGCGCGCGCGGTCGACCTCGTGCAGCTGTTCCCCGCGGCCGCGTACGCGAAGAACGGGGCCGACATCCGCCTCGCCGTCGATGCCGTCGAAGACATGTTCCGCCTGCCCGATCTCACGCACGTCGTGATCGTCGCCGGCGACTCCGACTACGTGCCGCTCGCACAGCGCTGCAAGCGCCTGGGCCGCTTCGTCGTCGGCGTGGGCGTGGCGGGCTCGACCGCGAAGTCGCTGGCGGCCGCGTGCGACCAGTTCGACTCGTACGACGCCCTCCCGGGTATCGCGGTGCCCACACCGGAGCGGAAGGATGCCGCGCCGCAGCGCCGACGCGCACGCAAGGCCGCCGCCGACCCGACCGGCTCGCTCCTCGAACGCGCGCTCCGCCTCGAGAGCGACAGGGACGACGTGGAGTGGCAGCACGCCTCGGCGGTGAAGAGCCTGATCAAGCGCCTCGACCCGGCGTTCAGCGAGAAAGCACTCGGATACAAGAGCTTCTCGGAGTTCGTCAAGGCACACCCCAACGTGGCCGAGGTGGACGAGTCGGGCAACATCGTGCTCATCCGGCTGGCGCCCTCCGGACGCTGA